The Heyndrickxia acidicola sequence TCATTATTTAGGTTATTTGATAACATAGATGGAACAGGTTTTCTTGATAGAGTAAAGAAGGTTAGTGAAATTCTAAATGATTTTCGTTTTAAGGAAGGGTTTGGTATTCAAAAAAAACCTGAAATTCTAAGGGAAAAATTGCTATGTAAATTAATTAAATATAAACTATCGGTTTTAAGTTATTTATTGTTTGGTCCTGCTGCACGTTTTAAAAGAAAAATTAAATAAAGGATAATGGCTAATGTCTAGAACAAGAAATTCAGTCAAAAATATTTATACGGGTGTATCATATCAGGTTTTTCGTGTATTTTTAACTTTTATAACCAGAACTGTTTTTATTCATACATTAGCAACTGAATATCTTGGTATTAATGGACTTTTTTCTAACGTTTTAACTGTCTTAAGTTTGGCAGATTTAGGGATAGGAGATGCTATAATATATTCCCTTTATAAACCTATCGTTGAAAACGATGAGAAGAAAGTTTCTGCAATAATGAACTTTTTTAGAACTTCATATAGACTTATTGGAATATGTATATTATTAATTGGGCTTTGTTTAGCACCATTTTTAGACAATGTAATTACAACTAATAAATATATACCTGATTTAACATTGATTTATATCCTATATCTCTCGAATACCGTTAGTACTTATTTTTTCGCATATAAAAGATCACTATTTATAGCTATTCAAAAAACATTTATACTTAATAATATTGATGCTTTAACAGTTATTTTAGTGAATTCTTTTCAATTAATTTTTTTAGTATTAACTCATAACTTTATTGGTTATTTAATAATACAAATAATATTTTCATATGCAGATAACATAGTATCTTCAATAATTGCAAATAAGAAATTTCCGTTCTTGAAAAAGAACAAGCATCTTAAGTTAACAAAAAAAGAAAAAAACATAATATACAAAAATGTAAAAGCAATGATGTATCATAAGGTTGGTGGAGTAGTCCTAAACTCAACAGATAACCTTGTTATATCAAAATTTATTAATATTGTAATGGTAGGAATTTACTCGAATTATACAATGTTAATAAATAGTGTTTCAGCTTTTTCAACTCAGTTTTTCACATCTCTAACGGCTAGTGTTGGAAATTTATTAGTTGTCGAGTCAAAAGAAAAGTCATTTGAAGTTTTTAAGGTTATGTTTTTAATAAATTTTTGGCTGTACTCAATTATTTGTATATTCTTGTTTAATCTTATGAATCCTTTTATTAATATTTGGATTGGGAGTAAATATCTATTAGATGAACGTACTATGATTCTTATCGTTTTAAATTTTTATCTTGTTGGAATGAGACAGACAGTAAATATGTTTAAAACAACAAAGGGTCTTTTTTATAAAGATAGATACAAACCTATAATTGAATCTTTACTTAATCTTGGTTTGTCACTATTTTTTGTAAAAACATTTGGTGTTTTTGGTGTACTATTAGGAACCTTTATAAGTTTTATGCTGACATCATTTTTAGTAGATCCTTATTTAGTATATCGATATATTTTTAATAGAAAACTTAGATTTTACTTTTATCGCTATTTTTCATATACATTTATAGCTGTTTTATTAGCTGTATCAATATGGTGTATTATGGAACTTTTTCCTCTTAAAGATATTTATATAGATTTTGTTTTGAAATTTATACTTTGTGTTTTTGTACCTAACATTGTTTATTTTATACTTTTTAGGAAGCTAGATGAATTTGTT is a genomic window containing:
- a CDS encoding lipopolysaccharide biosynthesis protein is translated as MSRTRNSVKNIYTGVSYQVFRVFLTFITRTVFIHTLATEYLGINGLFSNVLTVLSLADLGIGDAIIYSLYKPIVENDEKKVSAIMNFFRTSYRLIGICILLIGLCLAPFLDNVITTNKYIPDLTLIYILYLSNTVSTYFFAYKRSLFIAIQKTFILNNIDALTVILVNSFQLIFLVLTHNFIGYLIIQIIFSYADNIVSSIIANKKFPFLKKNKHLKLTKKEKNIIYKNVKAMMYHKVGGVVLNSTDNLVISKFINIVMVGIYSNYTMLINSVSAFSTQFFTSLTASVGNLLVVESKEKSFEVFKVMFLINFWLYSIICIFLFNLMNPFINIWIGSKYLLDERTMILIVLNFYLVGMRQTVNMFKTTKGLFYKDRYKPIIESLLNLGLSLFFVKTFGVFGVLLGTFISFMLTSFLVDPYLVYRYIFNRKLRFYFYRYFSYTFIAVLLAVSIWCIMELFPLKDIYIDFVLKFILCVFVPNIVYFILFRKLDEFVTFKNLVIMILKKKNVNKHDKEVV